In Cydia pomonella isolate Wapato2018A chromosome 1, ilCydPomo1, whole genome shotgun sequence, one genomic interval encodes:
- the LOC133527712 gene encoding general transcription factor IIF subunit 1 isoform X2 encodes MTTPGTSASPAVQEFKIRVPKNVKKKHHVMRFNATLNVDFGKWTQVKMERENNIKEFKGLDEDMPKFGAGSEYGRDIREEARRKKFGIISRKYKPEDQPWILKVGGKTGKKFKGIREGGVSENAAYYVFTHAADSAIDAYPLQEWYNFQPIQRYKALSAEEAEQEFGRRNKVINYFSLMFRKRMRGDDAADEADDPDDKKTKGTKAKKELKISDMDEWIDSDDDSSNSEAAEKDNDSDSGTKKKPNKKGPVKKKKKVDDEAFEESDDGDEEGRERDYISDSSDSETDHEAKANKELKGVAEEDALRQLLTSDEDSEEEQEQKEASEPEDEPTREGEERASKLTKKKAAKPDEKKESSSEFSSDSDTDAEGASKKPKKRKEPDARAGSSAAPHSASAPGSASTSRSGSPAPAVAAAAAPPAKRPKIDPSYTECGVTEEAVRRYLARKPMTTTELLTKFKSKLTGVSSERLLETMTQILKRINPVKQNINGKMYLSIKNN; translated from the exons ATGACTACACCAGGAACCTCG GCATCACCAGCTGTGCAAGAGTTTAAAATCAGAGTCCCAAAGAACGTGAAGAAGAAACATCATGTAATGCGGTTTAATGCCACGCTGAATGTAGACTTTGGAAAATGGACTCAAGTCAAGATGGAGAGGGAGAACAACATCAAGGAATTCAAAGGATTAGATGAAGATATGCCCAA ATTCGGCGCGGGCTCCGAGTATGGACGAGACATTCGCGAGGAAGCTCGCCGTAAGAAGTTTGGGATCATCTCGCGAAAATACAAGCCTGAAGATCAACCATGGATACTGAAAGTGGGAGGAAAAACAGGAAAAAA GTTCAAAGGCATCCGCGAGGGCGGCGTATCGGAGAACGCCGCCTATTACGTGTTCACGCATGCCGCCGACTCCGCCATCGACGCCTACCCGTTGCAGGAGTG GTACAACTTTCAACCTATACAAAGATACAAAGCCTTGTCTGCGGAAGAAGCTGAACAGGAATTTGGGAG ACGCAACAAAGTGATAAACTACTTTTCACTCATGTTCCGCAAGCGCATGCGCGGCGACGACGCTGCCGACGAAGCCGACGACCCCGACGACAAGAAGACTAAAGGCACCAAGGCCAAGAAAG AGTTAAAAATATCAGATATGGATGAATGGATTGATTCCGACGATGATTCCTCCAACTCTGAGGCTGCAGAGAAAGACAATGACAGTGACTCTGGCACCAAGaagaaaccaaataaaaaag GACCggtaaagaagaagaagaaggtggACGACGAAGCGTTCGAGGAGAGCGACGACGGTGACGAGGAGGGCCGCGAGCGCGACTACATCTCCGACTCGTCCGACAG TGAAACAGATCACGAGGCGAAGGCTAACAAAGAACTCAAGGGCGTAGCAGAAGAAGACGCACTCAGGCAA CTGCTGACGTCGGACGAGGACAGCGAGGAGGAGCAGGAGCAGAAGGAGGCGTCGGAGCCGGAGGACGAGCCGACGCGCGAGGGCGAAGAGCGCGCAAGCAAGCTCACCAAGAAGAAGGCCGCCAAGCCCGACGAGAAGAAGGAGTCCAGCAGCGAGTTCAGCTCCGACTCGGACACGGACGCGGAGGGTGCGTCCAAAAAGCCCAAGAAGCGCAAGGAGCCCGACGCCCGCGCCGGATCCTCCGCTGCACCGCACTCAG CGAGCGCGCCGGGCAGCGCCAGCACGTCTCGCTCTGGCTCGCCCGCGCCCGCGgtagccgccgccgccgcgccgcccgccaagCGACCCAAGATCGATCCCTCCTACAC CGAGTGCGGCGTGACGGAGGAGGCGGTGCGGCGCTACCTGGCGCGCAAGCCCATGACCACCACGGAGCTGCTTACCAAGTTCAAGTCCAAGCTCACCGGCGTCAGCTCCGAGCGCCTGCTCGAGACAATGACGCAGATCCTCAAGCGCATCAACCCCGTCAAGCAGAACATCAACGGCAAGATGTACTTAAGTATCAAGAACAACTAA
- the LOC133527712 gene encoding general transcription factor IIF subunit 1 isoform X1 translates to MTTPGTSQASPAVQEFKIRVPKNVKKKHHVMRFNATLNVDFGKWTQVKMERENNIKEFKGLDEDMPKFGAGSEYGRDIREEARRKKFGIISRKYKPEDQPWILKVGGKTGKKFKGIREGGVSENAAYYVFTHAADSAIDAYPLQEWYNFQPIQRYKALSAEEAEQEFGRRNKVINYFSLMFRKRMRGDDAADEADDPDDKKTKGTKAKKELKISDMDEWIDSDDDSSNSEAAEKDNDSDSGTKKKPNKKGPVKKKKKVDDEAFEESDDGDEEGRERDYISDSSDSETDHEAKANKELKGVAEEDALRQLLTSDEDSEEEQEQKEASEPEDEPTREGEERASKLTKKKAAKPDEKKESSSEFSSDSDTDAEGASKKPKKRKEPDARAGSSAAPHSASAPGSASTSRSGSPAPAVAAAAAPPAKRPKIDPSYTECGVTEEAVRRYLARKPMTTTELLTKFKSKLTGVSSERLLETMTQILKRINPVKQNINGKMYLSIKNN, encoded by the exons ATGACTACACCAGGAACCTCG CAGGCATCACCAGCTGTGCAAGAGTTTAAAATCAGAGTCCCAAAGAACGTGAAGAAGAAACATCATGTAATGCGGTTTAATGCCACGCTGAATGTAGACTTTGGAAAATGGACTCAAGTCAAGATGGAGAGGGAGAACAACATCAAGGAATTCAAAGGATTAGATGAAGATATGCCCAA ATTCGGCGCGGGCTCCGAGTATGGACGAGACATTCGCGAGGAAGCTCGCCGTAAGAAGTTTGGGATCATCTCGCGAAAATACAAGCCTGAAGATCAACCATGGATACTGAAAGTGGGAGGAAAAACAGGAAAAAA GTTCAAAGGCATCCGCGAGGGCGGCGTATCGGAGAACGCCGCCTATTACGTGTTCACGCATGCCGCCGACTCCGCCATCGACGCCTACCCGTTGCAGGAGTG GTACAACTTTCAACCTATACAAAGATACAAAGCCTTGTCTGCGGAAGAAGCTGAACAGGAATTTGGGAG ACGCAACAAAGTGATAAACTACTTTTCACTCATGTTCCGCAAGCGCATGCGCGGCGACGACGCTGCCGACGAAGCCGACGACCCCGACGACAAGAAGACTAAAGGCACCAAGGCCAAGAAAG AGTTAAAAATATCAGATATGGATGAATGGATTGATTCCGACGATGATTCCTCCAACTCTGAGGCTGCAGAGAAAGACAATGACAGTGACTCTGGCACCAAGaagaaaccaaataaaaaag GACCggtaaagaagaagaagaaggtggACGACGAAGCGTTCGAGGAGAGCGACGACGGTGACGAGGAGGGCCGCGAGCGCGACTACATCTCCGACTCGTCCGACAG TGAAACAGATCACGAGGCGAAGGCTAACAAAGAACTCAAGGGCGTAGCAGAAGAAGACGCACTCAGGCAA CTGCTGACGTCGGACGAGGACAGCGAGGAGGAGCAGGAGCAGAAGGAGGCGTCGGAGCCGGAGGACGAGCCGACGCGCGAGGGCGAAGAGCGCGCAAGCAAGCTCACCAAGAAGAAGGCCGCCAAGCCCGACGAGAAGAAGGAGTCCAGCAGCGAGTTCAGCTCCGACTCGGACACGGACGCGGAGGGTGCGTCCAAAAAGCCCAAGAAGCGCAAGGAGCCCGACGCCCGCGCCGGATCCTCCGCTGCACCGCACTCAG CGAGCGCGCCGGGCAGCGCCAGCACGTCTCGCTCTGGCTCGCCCGCGCCCGCGgtagccgccgccgccgcgccgcccgccaagCGACCCAAGATCGATCCCTCCTACAC CGAGTGCGGCGTGACGGAGGAGGCGGTGCGGCGCTACCTGGCGCGCAAGCCCATGACCACCACGGAGCTGCTTACCAAGTTCAAGTCCAAGCTCACCGGCGTCAGCTCCGAGCGCCTGCTCGAGACAATGACGCAGATCCTCAAGCGCATCAACCCCGTCAAGCAGAACATCAACGGCAAGATGTACTTAAGTATCAAGAACAACTAA